A portion of the Actomonas aquatica genome contains these proteins:
- a CDS encoding putative manganese-dependent inorganic diphosphatase, with protein MTAAPNAPQTYIVGHRNPDADAVCSAIAYAALKKAQGHTGYVPARCGNTNARIDTILKRFNQPAPTYITDVTPRVRDVMIEDVVSVNVNGTCAQALELVDRYDVRVLPVITDERYVRGQLSIFDLGGFFVPKISAPREMRKVITSLDHIATTLNARVLNDVRMEDSEELFIRIGAMDVRSFWKVSKDENIPADRSLVIVGDRWDIQQRSIQNGVRAIIITGNLPVEDEVVTQAREAGVAIIVSPHDTATTSWSIRTASSIAPLVQSKFSSLSPDTRLSDLRKKMAASNAQAFMVLNDDGRLAGILTKTDMLRPVKRRLILVDHNEMTQAVPGADQVEIEEIIDHHRLGSLNTARPIFFINEPIGSTCSIIADLYRRANLEPSPEIAGIMMSGIISDTLHLHSPTSTQKDAELLEWLSQVAGVNSQQLADEIFASGSVILSSKPEDVIRSDYKIYEEDGVRFSVSQVEELGFGNFWDHHRPLADALEALCREEKLVFSCLLVTDINTQNSLLLVKGDPDFIARINHPHVEKDEIFDMPGIVSRKKQLIPYLGSILKEMQADGAMPTARGETEAPFEPATN; from the coding sequence ATGACCGCAGCTCCCAACGCGCCCCAAACTTACATCGTAGGCCACCGCAACCCTGACGCGGACGCCGTCTGCTCCGCCATCGCCTACGCTGCCCTCAAAAAAGCTCAAGGTCACACCGGCTACGTGCCCGCCCGTTGCGGCAATACCAACGCCCGCATCGACACCATCCTCAAGCGCTTCAACCAACCCGCCCCCACCTACATTACCGACGTCACCCCCCGCGTGCGCGACGTCATGATCGAGGACGTGGTGTCCGTGAACGTCAACGGCACCTGCGCCCAGGCCCTCGAGCTGGTCGACCGCTACGATGTGCGCGTCCTGCCGGTCATCACCGACGAACGCTACGTGCGCGGTCAGCTCTCCATCTTCGACCTCGGCGGCTTCTTCGTGCCGAAGATCAGCGCCCCGCGCGAGATGCGCAAGGTCATCACCAGCCTCGACCACATCGCCACCACCCTGAATGCCCGCGTCCTCAACGACGTGCGCATGGAAGACAGCGAGGAACTCTTCATCCGCATCGGCGCGATGGACGTGCGTTCCTTCTGGAAAGTCTCCAAGGACGAAAACATCCCCGCCGACCGCTCTCTCGTCATCGTCGGCGACCGCTGGGACATCCAACAACGCTCCATCCAAAACGGCGTTCGCGCCATCATCATCACCGGCAACCTGCCCGTCGAAGATGAGGTGGTCACCCAAGCCCGCGAAGCCGGCGTGGCCATCATCGTGAGCCCGCACGACACCGCCACCACGTCCTGGTCGATCCGCACCGCGTCCAGCATCGCGCCCCTCGTCCAGTCCAAGTTCTCGTCGCTCTCACCCGACACGCGCCTGAGCGACCTGCGCAAGAAGATGGCCGCCTCCAACGCCCAGGCCTTCATGGTCCTCAACGACGACGGACGCCTCGCCGGCATTCTCACCAAGACCGACATGCTGCGCCCCGTGAAGCGTCGCCTCATCCTCGTTGACCACAACGAGATGACCCAAGCCGTCCCCGGCGCCGACCAGGTCGAGATCGAGGAGATCATCGACCATCACCGCCTTGGTTCCCTCAACACCGCCCGCCCCATCTTCTTCATCAACGAGCCCATCGGCTCCACCTGTTCGATCATCGCCGATCTCTACCGTCGCGCCAACCTCGAGCCTTCACCCGAGATCGCCGGCATCATGATGAGCGGCATCATCTCCGACACCCTTCACCTCCACAGCCCGACTTCGACCCAAAAGGACGCCGAGCTCCTCGAATGGCTCTCCCAGGTCGCCGGGGTAAACTCCCAGCAACTCGCCGACGAGATCTTCGCCTCCGGTTCCGTGATCCTGTCGTCCAAACCCGAAGACGTCATCCGCTCCGACTACAAGATCTACGAAGAGGACGGCGTGCGCTTCTCGGTGTCGCAGGTGGAGGAACTCGGCTTCGGCAACTTCTGGGACCACCATCGTCCCTTGGCCGATGCCCTCGAAGCGCTCTGCCGCGAAGAGAAACTCGTTTTCTCCTGCCTGCTCGTCACCGACATCAACACGCAGAACTCGCTCCTCTTGGTGAAAGGCGATCCCGATTTCATCGCGCGCATCAATCACCCCCACGTCGAGAAGGACGAGATCTTCGACATGCCCGGCATCGTCAGCCGCAAGAAACAACTCATTCCCTACCTCGGCAGCATCCTCAAGGAGATGCAGGCCGACGGCGCCATGCCGACCGCCCGCGGCGAAACCGAAGCGCCCTTCGAACCCGCCACCAACTGA
- the glnS gene encoding glutamine--tRNA ligase has protein sequence MSETSADTPAPTTPTDFIRDIVAADIEAGRTPQIVTRFPPEPNGYLHLGHAKSICLNFGIALENNGRCNLRFDDTNPTKEEVEYVDSITTDVRWLIGDWADQVLGEKPKGAKPTPRDIDGKPDFLAEPAAADSAPTDIEPFFASDYFEQLYTYAEQLILKGKAFVCDLTPEETDAYRGPPTEPGRESPYRNRSIEENLDLFRRMRAGEFPDSARTLRAKIDMASPNVWLRDPLLYRIRHVEHHHAGAGWCVYPLYDFAHCLSDYLEGITHSICTLEFVVHRPLYDWILEALELPRHVPHQYEFAKLNLAYTLFSKRRLMRLVQEKHVAGWDDPRMPTLAGLRRRGVPAAAVRNFAYRIGITKFESVTEAAVFEGAIRDELNTNAERRLAVLNPLKVVLTNIAPGESYACEAGNHPQNDALGSRTLQLTREVYIEADDFAEVPPPKFRRLKPGGSIRLKYGCIIDYADVVKDADGNVVEVHCTADLSTRRGEPNADRKVKGTVHWVSADDAIDATVRLYDRLFTVAEPGAEEDFTTVLNPESLVTVEAKLEPALAAAQAGECFQFERMGYFAVDPKDSAEGKPVFNRTITLRDTWSK, from the coding sequence ATGAGCGAAACCTCTGCCGACACTCCGGCACCTACGACTCCCACCGATTTCATTCGCGACATCGTCGCCGCCGACATCGAGGCCGGCCGCACGCCCCAAATCGTGACCCGTTTCCCGCCGGAGCCCAACGGCTACCTGCACCTCGGTCACGCCAAGTCCATCTGCCTCAACTTCGGCATCGCCCTCGAAAACAACGGCCGCTGCAATCTGCGCTTCGACGACACCAATCCCACCAAGGAGGAAGTTGAATACGTCGATTCCATTACCACCGACGTGCGTTGGCTCATCGGCGATTGGGCCGATCAGGTGCTCGGCGAAAAGCCCAAGGGCGCCAAACCCACCCCGCGCGACATCGACGGCAAACCCGACTTCCTCGCCGAACCCGCCGCCGCCGACAGCGCTCCGACCGACATCGAGCCGTTCTTCGCCAGCGACTACTTTGAGCAACTCTACACCTATGCCGAGCAGCTCATCCTCAAGGGCAAAGCCTTCGTCTGCGACCTCACGCCGGAGGAGACCGACGCCTACCGTGGTCCGCCCACCGAGCCCGGCCGCGAGAGCCCCTACCGCAACCGCTCGATCGAGGAAAACCTCGACCTCTTCCGCCGCATGCGCGCCGGCGAGTTCCCCGACAGCGCCCGCACCCTCCGCGCCAAGATCGACATGGCCTCGCCCAACGTCTGGCTGCGCGACCCGCTGCTCTACCGCATTCGCCACGTCGAGCATCACCACGCCGGCGCCGGTTGGTGCGTGTATCCACTCTACGACTTCGCCCACTGCCTGAGCGATTACCTCGAGGGTATCACCCACTCCATCTGCACCCTGGAGTTCGTCGTCCACCGTCCGCTCTACGACTGGATCCTCGAGGCCCTCGAACTCCCGCGCCACGTCCCGCACCAATACGAGTTCGCGAAGCTCAACCTCGCCTACACCCTCTTCAGCAAGCGCCGCCTCATGCGCCTCGTGCAGGAGAAGCACGTCGCCGGTTGGGATGATCCGCGCATGCCCACGCTCGCCGGTCTGCGCCGTCGCGGCGTGCCCGCCGCCGCCGTGCGCAACTTCGCCTACCGCATCGGTATCACCAAGTTCGAAAGCGTCACCGAAGCCGCCGTCTTCGAAGGCGCGATCCGCGATGAGCTCAACACCAACGCCGAGCGTCGCCTCGCCGTGCTCAACCCGCTCAAGGTCGTGCTCACCAACATCGCCCCCGGCGAGTCCTACGCCTGCGAGGCCGGCAACCACCCGCAGAACGACGCCCTCGGTAGCCGCACGCTCCAACTCACGCGCGAGGTTTACATCGAGGCCGATGACTTCGCCGAAGTGCCGCCGCCCAAGTTCCGCCGCCTCAAGCCCGGTGGCTCCATCCGCCTCAAATACGGCTGCATCATTGATTACGCCGATGTGGTGAAGGACGCCGACGGCAACGTCGTTGAGGTGCACTGCACCGCCGACCTCTCCACTCGCCGCGGCGAACCCAACGCCGACCGCAAGGTCAAGGGCACCGTGCACTGGGTCAGCGCCGATGACGCCATCGACGCCACTGTCCGTCTCTACGATCGCCTCTTCACCGTCGCCGAACCCGGCGCCGAGGAGGACTTCACGACGGTCCTAAACCCCGAGTCACTCGTCACCGTCGAAGCCAAACTCGAACCCGCCCTCGCCGCCGCCCAAGCCGGCGAGTGTTTCCAGTTCGAGCGCATGGGCTACTTCGCGGTCGACCCGAAGGACAGCGCCGAGGGCAAGCCGGTGTTCAACCGCACCATCACCCTCCGCGACACCTGGTCGAAATAA
- a CDS encoding response regulator, with amino-acid sequence MPRILIADDNDELLEFQRLFLNENGYNVLTATNGDEAVRLIRENDDIDLLVTDVLMPDKEGVETILELRSIAPDLPVIAISGGGHVGAVDYLQLARSAGAKATLAKPCPPSVLLATIRQILGESV; translated from the coding sequence ATGCCGCGCATCCTGATCGCCGACGACAACGATGAGCTGCTGGAATTCCAGCGGCTCTTCCTCAACGAAAACGGTTATAACGTCCTCACCGCCACCAACGGCGACGAAGCCGTGCGGCTCATCCGGGAGAATGACGACATCGACCTGCTGGTGACCGACGTGCTCATGCCCGACAAGGAAGGCGTGGAAACCATCCTCGAGCTACGCTCGATCGCGCCGGACCTTCCCGTCATCGCCATCTCCGGCGGCGGTCATGTGGGTGCCGTGGACTACCTGCAGCTTGCCCGCTCCGCCGGAGCCAAGGCGACCCTGGCCAAGCCCTGCCCGCCGTCCGTGCTGCTCGCGACCATTCGCCAGATCCTCGGCGAAAGCGTCTAG
- a CDS encoding MBL fold metallo-hydrolase, translating to MITRPCLRLGLVVCSLLFAVALPAQQDWEAVKMKLTPLRGGVFMLEGRGGNIGVMVADNGVLMVDDQFLPLAGKIEAALAEVSDAPLQYVLNTHYHGDHTGSNEHFGEHATILAHEKVRERLAAAEGKPAAALPVITFDHGASVHFGGEHISLLHHGPGHTDGDSVVRFEHANVVHMGDLFFSGRFPYVDLNSGGSIDGYLAAVEAVAAEVDEETLIIPGHGPLSDKAALIRYRDMIRETVTLAREEFAQGRNIGDILRSGVMEPWAEWGTGWITTERWLQTIYDDAQ from the coding sequence ATGATTACCCGCCCCTGTCTCCGCCTCGGTCTTGTCGTTTGCTCGCTCCTGTTCGCCGTCGCGTTGCCGGCCCAGCAGGATTGGGAGGCGGTGAAGATGAAACTGACGCCGTTACGCGGCGGAGTTTTCATGCTGGAAGGGCGCGGCGGTAACATTGGTGTGATGGTGGCCGACAACGGTGTGCTGATGGTGGACGACCAATTCCTGCCGCTGGCGGGGAAGATAGAGGCCGCGTTGGCCGAGGTGTCGGATGCGCCGCTGCAGTATGTGCTCAATACGCACTACCATGGCGACCACACCGGCTCCAACGAGCACTTCGGGGAGCATGCGACGATTCTGGCGCACGAGAAGGTGCGTGAGCGTTTGGCGGCGGCGGAGGGCAAACCGGCGGCGGCGCTGCCGGTAATTACCTTTGATCACGGGGCTTCGGTGCACTTTGGCGGTGAACACATCTCGCTGCTGCATCACGGGCCGGGGCACACCGATGGGGACAGCGTGGTGCGCTTCGAGCACGCCAATGTGGTGCACATGGGCGACCTGTTTTTCAGCGGTCGGTTTCCGTATGTGGACCTGAACAGCGGCGGTTCGATCGACGGTTATTTGGCTGCGGTGGAGGCGGTCGCGGCGGAGGTCGATGAGGAGACGTTGATCATCCCGGGGCACGGTCCATTGTCGGACAAGGCGGCGTTGATCCGCTACCGGGATATGATTCGCGAAACGGTCACGCTTGCCCGCGAGGAGTTTGCCCAGGGCCGCAACATCGGTGACATCCTGCGCAGTGGCGTGATGGAGCCCTGGGCCGAGTGGGGCACGGGCTGGATCACGACCGAGCGTTGGCTGCAGACGATCTACGACGACGCTCAGTAA
- a CDS encoding glycerol-3-phosphate dehydrogenase/oxidase, with the protein MAALSAGDEFDVLVVGGGATGLGVAVDAASRGHRVALVEAIDFAKGTSSRSTKLVHGGVRYLKQGNVALVLEALRERGRMARNAPHLVRDQAFVIPAYRWWEGPFYGIGMKVYDGLAGRLGLAPSQWLSKEETLARIPTVEPEGLDGGVVYYDGQFDDARMAVHLAMTAVDLGARVVNYARCVGLLKSADGQVIGATIRDEESGREFAVKAKAVVNATGVWVDELRQSDDAATKPVVAVSQGVHLVLPRRFLPGDAAVMVPKTSDGRVLFAVPWHDRVVVGTTDTARPAAAVEPRSLAEERDFLLEHARQYLAVDPTPEDVLSVFAGLRPLVKGGEGESTAALSRDHTVMVSPSGLITVTGGKWTTYRKMAEDVTDHVEMVGNLPERACVTVDLRIHGAGTDDARDKTVVDAYGTDRAAIDQLARDMPGGAELLHEDLPYSEAEVCWQVRAEMARTVEDVLARRTRALLLDARAAIACAPRVAAILAEELGRDEAWIAAQVEGFTTLARGYVFTDPASQAAEE; encoded by the coding sequence ATGGCCGCGCTCTCCGCCGGGGATGAATTTGACGTGCTCGTCGTCGGCGGTGGCGCGACGGGGCTGGGCGTGGCGGTGGACGCCGCGAGTCGGGGGCACCGGGTGGCGTTGGTGGAGGCGATCGATTTTGCCAAGGGCACTTCGAGTCGGTCGACCAAGCTCGTGCACGGCGGGGTGCGTTACCTGAAACAGGGCAACGTGGCGCTGGTGTTGGAGGCGTTGCGCGAACGCGGTCGCATGGCGCGCAATGCGCCGCACTTGGTGCGAGATCAGGCCTTCGTCATCCCGGCGTATCGTTGGTGGGAAGGTCCGTTCTACGGCATCGGTATGAAGGTTTACGACGGGCTGGCGGGGCGACTCGGACTGGCACCGTCGCAATGGCTCTCGAAGGAAGAAACGCTGGCACGGATCCCGACGGTGGAGCCGGAGGGTCTCGATGGCGGGGTGGTGTATTACGATGGGCAGTTTGATGACGCACGCATGGCGGTGCACCTCGCGATGACGGCGGTGGATCTCGGGGCGCGGGTGGTGAACTATGCGCGTTGTGTTGGGTTGCTCAAATCGGCCGACGGCCAGGTTATAGGCGCCACGATCCGCGACGAGGAAAGCGGCCGGGAGTTCGCCGTGAAGGCCAAGGCGGTGGTGAACGCGACGGGCGTGTGGGTGGATGAATTGCGGCAGAGCGACGACGCGGCGACGAAGCCGGTGGTCGCGGTGAGTCAGGGCGTGCACTTGGTTTTGCCGCGCCGATTTTTGCCGGGGGATGCGGCGGTGATGGTGCCAAAAACGAGCGACGGGCGCGTGTTGTTTGCGGTGCCGTGGCATGACCGGGTGGTGGTCGGCACGACCGACACGGCGCGGCCGGCGGCGGCGGTGGAACCACGGTCGCTGGCCGAGGAACGGGATTTCCTGCTCGAACACGCCCGGCAGTATCTGGCGGTGGATCCGACGCCGGAGGACGTCTTGAGTGTGTTTGCCGGGTTGCGTCCGCTGGTCAAAGGCGGCGAAGGCGAAAGCACGGCGGCATTATCGCGCGATCACACCGTGATGGTGAGTCCGAGTGGTTTGATCACGGTCACGGGCGGCAAGTGGACGACCTATCGCAAGATGGCGGAAGACGTGACGGATCACGTGGAGATGGTGGGCAATCTTCCGGAACGGGCATGTGTCACGGTCGACCTGCGTATTCACGGAGCGGGCACAGACGACGCGCGGGACAAAACCGTCGTCGATGCTTACGGAACGGACCGGGCGGCGATCGATCAACTGGCGCGCGACATGCCGGGTGGGGCGGAGCTGTTGCACGAGGACCTGCCTTACTCGGAGGCGGAGGTGTGCTGGCAGGTGCGGGCCGAGATGGCGCGCACGGTGGAGGATGTGTTGGCGCGGCGCACTCGCGCGCTGTTGTTGGACGCACGGGCGGCGATCGCGTGCGCGCCGCGCGTCGCTGCGATCCTGGCGGAGGAACTGGGACGCGACGAGGCGTGGATCGCGGCGCAGGTCGAGGGCTTCACGACGTTGGCGCGCGGCTACGTGTTCACCGATCCGGCCAGCCAAGCCGCGGAAGAGTGA
- the glpK gene encoding glycerol kinase GlpK, translated as MSDPHLLLALDQGTTSSRAIVFNKSGQKVAVAQREFAQHYPRPGWVEHDAEEIWATQLAVMTEVLESPDVTMSAVAAIGITNQRETLVVWDRASGRPVAPAIVWQDRRTADDCARWREAGHEEQVTALTGLRLDPYFTGSKLAWLLRETPGLRERAKRGEVLAGTIDTWLLWKLTDGAVHATDASNASRTLLCNIDTVAWDDALLALMEVPRAMLPEIRDSAGDFGRVADGLPGAGLPIAGVAGDQQAALFGQACFERGMAKNTYGTGCFLLMQTGAERVASANNLLTTVAWRLRGRPAYALEGSVFVAGAAVQWARDELKLVSSAEELSELAGSVPDAGGSILVPAFAGLGAPHWDPYARGTWMGLTRGTGRAQLCRAVLESIALQSADLMQAMMQDSGLELKELRVDGGASRSDVLMQIQADLLGCEVVRPQETETTALGAAYLAGLGVGLWSDREEIAAQWAQERVFVREGERFRHDALWKDWQRAVRRAKAWAREDDA; from the coding sequence ATGAGTGATCCCCATTTGCTTCTCGCGCTGGACCAGGGCACGACCAGTTCACGCGCCATTGTATTCAATAAATCAGGACAGAAAGTCGCGGTGGCGCAGCGTGAGTTTGCGCAGCACTATCCGCGGCCGGGTTGGGTGGAGCACGATGCGGAGGAGATTTGGGCGACGCAGCTGGCGGTGATGACCGAGGTGCTGGAGTCGCCGGATGTGACGATGAGCGCGGTGGCGGCGATCGGGATCACCAATCAGCGGGAGACGCTGGTGGTATGGGACCGCGCGAGCGGTCGGCCTGTGGCGCCAGCGATCGTGTGGCAGGACCGGCGCACGGCCGATGACTGTGCGCGGTGGCGCGAGGCGGGTCACGAGGAGCAGGTCACGGCGCTCACGGGGCTGCGGTTGGATCCGTATTTTACCGGCTCGAAACTGGCGTGGCTATTGCGAGAGACGCCGGGACTGCGGGAGCGGGCGAAGCGCGGCGAGGTGTTGGCCGGGACAATCGACACCTGGCTGTTGTGGAAACTGACCGACGGCGCGGTGCATGCGACCGATGCGAGCAACGCCTCGCGCACGCTGCTTTGTAACATCGATACGGTGGCGTGGGACGATGCGTTGTTGGCCTTGATGGAGGTGCCTCGGGCGATGTTGCCGGAGATCCGCGATTCGGCGGGCGATTTCGGGCGGGTGGCTGACGGTCTGCCGGGCGCGGGTTTGCCGATCGCCGGCGTGGCCGGAGATCAGCAGGCGGCGTTGTTTGGGCAGGCGTGTTTTGAGCGCGGCATGGCCAAGAACACTTACGGCACGGGCTGTTTCCTGCTGATGCAAACGGGCGCGGAGCGGGTGGCGTCGGCCAACAATCTGTTGACGACGGTAGCGTGGCGCTTGAGGGGCCGTCCGGCGTATGCGCTGGAGGGGTCAGTCTTTGTCGCGGGTGCCGCGGTGCAATGGGCGCGCGATGAGCTCAAGCTGGTGAGCAGTGCGGAGGAGTTGAGCGAGTTGGCGGGCAGCGTGCCGGATGCGGGCGGCTCGATTCTGGTGCCGGCGTTCGCGGGGCTGGGCGCGCCGCATTGGGATCCGTATGCGCGCGGCACTTGGATGGGACTGACGCGTGGCACGGGTCGGGCGCAATTGTGTCGCGCGGTGCTGGAGAGCATTGCGCTGCAGAGCGCCGATCTGATGCAAGCGATGATGCAGGACAGCGGACTGGAGCTGAAGGAGCTGCGGGTGGATGGCGGCGCTTCGCGCAGTGACGTGCTCATGCAGATTCAGGCCGATCTGTTGGGCTGCGAGGTGGTGCGTCCGCAGGAGACGGAAACGACGGCACTGGGCGCGGCATACTTGGCGGGGCTCGGGGTCGGTCTGTGGTCGGACCGGGAAGAGATTGCGGCGCAGTGGGCGCAGGAACGGGTCTTCGTGCGCGAGGGCGAGCGATTCCGCCATGATGCGTTGTGGAAGGATTGGCAGCGGGCGGTAAGGCGGGCCAAGGCCTGGGCGCGGGAGGACGACGCATGA
- a CDS encoding type II secretion system protein yields MKVSPRPTAGFSLIELLTVITIIGILAAIIIPSMGGARDSAQRAVDSSNLSEIGKAAMLYSTANRDALPNPTQTSRTIGGTNQAYWQWFGQIARFGGLNDPTLFVSKLDDAIDPNALPLTVLDPDVTTPPTLHPDLTALPTLSWNVVAGLRAGDPPTTPIAFTRGLRTDGTWSGEGTADDDPNRGPYGDAGGFIVFLGGNVEFFASIEDRLVSNTGRPTSNLRQAVPNRSTVRILGMDSGNGVASPNGTSALQGP; encoded by the coding sequence ATGAAAGTTTCTCCCCGTCCCACCGCGGGCTTCTCGCTCATCGAGTTGCTCACCGTCATCACCATCATCGGCATTCTCGCTGCGATCATCATCCCTTCGATGGGCGGCGCCCGGGACTCGGCTCAACGCGCGGTCGACAGCAGTAATTTGAGCGAAATCGGCAAGGCTGCCATGCTCTACTCCACCGCCAACCGCGACGCTCTGCCCAACCCCACCCAGACCAGCCGCACCATCGGCGGCACCAACCAAGCCTACTGGCAATGGTTCGGCCAAATCGCCCGCTTCGGCGGTCTGAACGACCCGACGCTTTTCGTTTCGAAACTCGATGACGCCATCGATCCGAATGCTCTGCCTCTCACCGTGCTCGATCCGGATGTGACGACGCCGCCGACCCTGCACCCCGATCTCACCGCCCTCCCCACCCTTTCCTGGAATGTCGTTGCCGGCCTACGCGCCGGCGATCCGCCCACCACCCCAATCGCCTTCACCCGCGGCCTGCGCACCGATGGCACCTGGTCCGGCGAAGGCACCGCCGATGACGACCCCAACCGCGGGCCCTACGGCGACGCCGGCGGCTTCATCGTCTTTCTCGGCGGCAACGTCGAATTCTTCGCCTCCATCGAAGATCGCCTGGTCAGCAACACCGGCCGCCCCACCTCCAACCTGCGCCAAGCCGTGCCCAACCGCAGCACCGTGCGTATCCTTGGCATGGATTCCGGCAACGGCGTGGCCAGCCCCAACGGCACCAGCGCCCTCCAAGGGCCCTGA
- the ilvE gene encoding branched-chain-amino-acid transaminase, protein MKVFLDGQLVDQADAKISVFDHGLLYGDGIFEGIRIYDGNVFRLEEHLERFEYSAKAILLKMPWSRQEISDAVCDTCRANGLKDGYIRLVATRGVGDLGLSPWLCPKPSLFVIADKIKLYPQEHYEKGLAIVTVPTRRMNPAALSPAIKSLNYLNNIMAKMEAQQFGALEAIMLNDQGLVAECTGDNVFVVHKGKIFTPSAQQGALKGITRDAIFDLAAKLGLPMEEHELTRYDIWNADECFLTGTGAEVIPVVKLDGREIGNGTPGPIFKQVLEAFHQLVREDGTKL, encoded by the coding sequence ATGAAAGTTTTCCTCGACGGCCAATTGGTGGATCAAGCTGACGCGAAAATCTCCGTGTTCGATCACGGTCTCCTCTACGGTGACGGCATTTTTGAAGGCATCCGCATCTATGACGGCAATGTCTTCCGCCTCGAGGAACACCTGGAGCGTTTTGAATATTCGGCGAAAGCCATCCTGCTCAAGATGCCGTGGTCGCGTCAGGAGATCAGTGACGCGGTCTGCGACACGTGCCGGGCCAACGGTCTGAAGGATGGCTACATCCGTCTCGTCGCCACGCGCGGTGTTGGTGATTTAGGCCTCTCCCCGTGGCTGTGCCCGAAGCCCTCGCTCTTTGTCATCGCCGACAAAATCAAGCTCTACCCGCAGGAGCACTACGAGAAGGGTTTGGCCATCGTCACGGTGCCGACGCGCCGGATGAACCCAGCGGCGTTGAGCCCGGCGATCAAGTCGCTGAACTACCTCAACAACATCATGGCCAAGATGGAGGCGCAGCAGTTTGGCGCGCTAGAGGCGATCATGTTGAACGACCAGGGCCTCGTGGCCGAGTGCACCGGCGACAACGTTTTCGTGGTGCACAAGGGCAAGATTTTCACCCCGTCCGCTCAGCAGGGCGCCCTCAAGGGCATCACCCGCGATGCCATCTTCGACCTCGCCGCCAAGCTCGGCCTGCCAATGGAAGAGCATGAGCTGACCCGTTACGACATCTGGAACGCCGATGAGTGTTTCCTCACCGGCACGGGCGCCGAGGTGATCCCGGTGGTGAAGCTGGACGGCCGCGAGATCGGCAACGGCACTCCTGGACCGATCTTCAAGCAGGTGCTGGAGGCGTTCCACCAGCTGGTCCGCGAAGACGGCACCAAGCTCTGA
- a CDS encoding sigma-54-dependent transcriptional regulator, whose amino-acid sequence MPSAAPRILIADDQPDVLEALRLLLKGEGYQIDAVKSPAAVLRAVESRDFALALIDLNYARDTTSGEEGLELLEKLQNVDANLPVVVMTAWASVEIAVEAMRRGAKDFVTKPWDNPRLIAIVKNQVELGSAVRAYRRLEQENQILRGKEGGPTLIAESVAMRPVLDVIARVGPSDANILITGENGTGKGVVARALHAVSSRQADPFISVNMGGLPEGIFESELFGHVRGAFTDAKADRAGRFELADGGTLFMDEIGNIPLSQQAKILRTLETGEFERVGSSRTYRANVRLISATNADLQQQVSEGKFRQDLLFRLNTIHLHLPPLRERREDIELLAQFFLKAHVKRYNKGISGFDTSAIDTMRSYSWPGNVRELDHAVERGCLMAREKVIRAADLGLNAGQTTPQIEDMSIEEVEAYLIKKTLARCDGNARRAAEELGLSRSAFYRRLEKYGL is encoded by the coding sequence ATGCCTTCAGCCGCGCCTCGTATCCTTATCGCTGACGATCAACCGGATGTGCTCGAAGCCCTCCGCCTCCTGCTCAAAGGCGAAGGCTACCAGATCGACGCCGTGAAGTCCCCCGCCGCCGTGCTCCGCGCCGTCGAAAGCCGCGACTTCGCCCTCGCCCTCATCGACCTCAATTACGCCCGCGACACGACCTCCGGCGAAGAGGGCCTCGAACTCCTCGAAAAGCTGCAGAACGTCGACGCCAACCTGCCTGTCGTCGTCATGACCGCTTGGGCCAGCGTGGAGATTGCCGTCGAAGCCATGCGCCGCGGCGCCAAAGACTTTGTGACCAAGCCGTGGGACAACCCACGCCTCATTGCCATCGTTAAGAACCAAGTCGAACTCGGCAGCGCCGTTCGCGCCTACCGCCGCCTCGAGCAGGAAAACCAAATCCTCCGCGGCAAGGAAGGTGGCCCCACGCTCATCGCCGAGTCCGTCGCCATGCGCCCGGTGCTCGACGTCATCGCCCGCGTCGGTCCCTCCGATGCCAACATCCTCATCACCGGCGAAAACGGCACCGGTAAAGGCGTCGTCGCCCGCGCCCTGCACGCCGTGTCCTCCCGCCAAGCCGATCCCTTCATCTCGGTCAACATGGGCGGCCTGCCCGAAGGCATCTTCGAGAGTGAACTTTTTGGTCACGTGCGCGGTGCCTTCACCGACGCCAAGGCCGACCGCGCCGGCCGCTTTGAACTCGCCGACGGCGGCACCCTGTTCATGGACGAAATCGGCAACATCCCGCTTTCCCAGCAGGCCAAGATCCTGCGCACGCTCGAGACCGGTGAATTCGAGCGCGTCGGCTCCTCCCGCACCTACCGCGCCAACGTCCGCCTCATCTCCGCCACCAACGCCGACCTCCAGCAACAGGTCTCCGAAGGCAAGTTCCGCCAGGACCTTCTCTTCCGCCTCAACACCATTCACCTCCACCTGCCGCCGCTGCGCGAGCGCCGCGAGGACATCGAGTTGCTGGCCCAGTTTTTCCTCAAGGCTCACGTCAAACGCTACAACAAGGGTATCAGCGGATTCGATACATCGGCCATCGACACCATGCGCAGCTACTCCTGGCCCGGCAATGTGCGCGAACTCGATCACGCCGTCGAACGCGGCTGCCTCATGGCGCGGGAAAAAGTCATCCGCGCCGCCGACCTCGGCCTCAACGCCGGCCAGACCACCCCGCAGATCGAGGACATGAGCATCGAGGAAGTGGA